A genome region from Pseudomonas sp. N3-W includes the following:
- a CDS encoding ABC transporter ATP-binding protein, with protein MNAVHSLQTLAVSIRSVRKVYGDPHTGPVALKNIDLDIRDNEFFTLLGPSGCGKTTLLRMIAGFEFPTQGEILLYGENIAERPPFERPVNTVFQHYALFPHMTIAENLAFGLESHPMGKVLGKASIAERVREMLALVQMERLATRKPAQLSGGQQQRVALARALAPHPKVLLLDEPLSALDLKLRQAMREELKAIQAKTGITFIFVTHDQEEALTMSDRIAVLSEGEVQQVGRPEDIYERPNNRFVADFIGETNFIEGTVTRVEKGLAWFAGPAGHPLPSQPCSGVQVGANVALSVRPERLHLVPDGTAGALPCRIDTQIYLGTDLQYHVSLDDGSRLTVRTPNSVDHSQRFAVGSQAGLLFDSGSASVLRD; from the coding sequence ATGAATGCTGTGCATTCGCTGCAAACGCTGGCGGTGTCGATCCGCTCAGTGCGCAAAGTCTACGGTGATCCGCACACCGGCCCGGTGGCGCTGAAAAACATCGACCTGGACATTCGCGACAACGAATTCTTCACCCTCCTCGGCCCTTCCGGCTGCGGTAAAACTACCCTCCTGCGGATGATCGCCGGGTTCGAATTTCCAACCCAGGGGGAGATTCTGCTCTACGGCGAAAACATCGCCGAGCGCCCGCCCTTCGAGCGCCCGGTCAATACGGTGTTCCAGCACTACGCGCTGTTCCCGCACATGACCATCGCCGAAAACCTGGCCTTCGGCCTCGAATCGCACCCGATGGGCAAAGTCCTCGGCAAAGCCAGCATCGCCGAACGGGTGCGAGAAATGCTCGCCCTTGTGCAGATGGAACGCCTTGCCACCCGCAAGCCGGCCCAGCTTTCCGGCGGTCAGCAACAGCGCGTTGCACTGGCCCGGGCACTGGCGCCACACCCTAAAGTGCTGCTGCTCGATGAGCCGCTCTCGGCGCTGGACCTCAAGCTGCGCCAAGCCATGCGCGAAGAGTTGAAAGCGATTCAGGCCAAGACCGGCATCACCTTCATTTTTGTCACCCATGATCAGGAAGAAGCCCTGACCATGTCCGACCGTATTGCCGTGCTGTCGGAAGGTGAAGTGCAGCAGGTGGGGCGCCCGGAAGACATCTACGAACGCCCCAATAACCGCTTTGTGGCGGACTTCATCGGCGAAACCAATTTCATCGAAGGCACGGTCACCCGAGTCGAAAAGGGCCTGGCCTGGTTTGCCGGACCCGCCGGCCACCCGTTGCCGTCACAGCCCTGCAGCGGCGTTCAGGTTGGCGCCAACGTCGCGCTGTCGGTGCGCCCCGAACGCTTGCACCTGGTACCGGATGGCACCGCAGGCGCGCTGCCGTGCCGCATCGACACGCAGATCTATCTGGGCACCGACCTGCAATACCACGTCAGCCTGGACGACGGTTCACGCCTGACCGTGCGCACGCCCAACAGCGTCGACCACAGCCAGCGGTTTGCCGTGGGCAGTCAGGCCGGCCTGTTGTTCGACAGCGGTAGCGCCAGCGTTCTGCGCGATTGA
- a CDS encoding ABC transporter permease: MHVLPITNTLERRRAFQSFLGVSPALIAIGLFLIVPILIVVGYSLMEANPYGGVNKVFSSDAYTSLLFERQMDDSLTFADSYLIIALRSVGIAGLTTLITLLIGFPVAVWLAMQPPHRRGLLIFLITVPFWANLLIRTYAWILLLRNTGVINNSLIGLGIIDQPLQLLYTDGAVLVGLVYTYAPFVVLPIYATLEKMDVRLLEAAQDLYAGRLRTLRKVVLPIAKPGILAGAILTFVPCLGAMIAPELLGGGTRMMLGNLIFRQFSDARNWPFGAALSLVLMAAVMLVLTVYALRAERQRIAKGGA, encoded by the coding sequence ATGCACGTTTTACCGATCACCAATACCCTGGAGCGGCGTCGCGCCTTCCAGAGCTTTCTCGGTGTCAGCCCGGCGCTGATCGCCATCGGTCTGTTTCTGATCGTGCCGATCCTGATCGTCGTCGGCTATTCACTGATGGAAGCCAATCCCTATGGCGGCGTGAATAAAGTCTTCAGCAGTGACGCCTACACCTCGCTGCTGTTCGAACGGCAGATGGACGACAGCCTGACGTTCGCCGACTCCTACCTGATCATCGCGTTGCGCTCTGTCGGCATCGCCGGGCTGACCACGCTCATCACCTTGCTGATCGGCTTTCCGGTGGCCGTGTGGCTGGCGATGCAACCGCCGCACCGACGCGGCTTGCTGATCTTCCTGATCACGGTGCCGTTCTGGGCCAACCTGCTGATTCGCACGTACGCCTGGATTTTGCTGCTGCGCAACACCGGGGTCATCAACAACAGCCTGATCGGCCTCGGCATCATCGACCAGCCACTGCAACTGCTCTACACCGATGGCGCGGTGCTGGTGGGGCTGGTTTACACCTACGCACCGTTCGTGGTGCTGCCGATCTACGCCACCCTGGAAAAGATGGATGTACGCCTGCTTGAAGCGGCCCAAGACCTTTATGCCGGACGCCTGCGCACTTTGCGCAAAGTGGTATTGCCCATCGCCAAGCCGGGCATTCTCGCGGGTGCCATCCTCACATTCGTGCCTTGCCTGGGCGCGATGATCGCCCCGGAACTGCTTGGCGGCGGGACGCGGATGATGCTCGGCAACCTGATCTTCCGGCAGTTCAGCGATGCACGTAACTGGCCGTTTGGCGCGGCGTTGTCGCTGGTGCTGATGGCCGCGGTGATGCTGGTACTGACGGTCTACGCCTTGCGTGCCGAACGTCAGCGCATTGCCAAGGGAGGTGCGTGA
- a CDS encoding ABC transporter permease: MMLRLFKRKGLGVQDFPGFGGFSLLFYLYLYAPIVVLVVFSFNANQSATVWTGFSLDWYRVAFANQALRQAAGNSLLIAVCASMIATVIATLAALGTSRGARFKGMQLSMGAIMLPLVLPEIVVGVATLALFSTIGLSLGYGNLIIAHTVFCIPFAYLPIRARLNDMDLSLEQASADLYAGPWRTFRKVTLPLLMPGIFSGLMLAFIVSLDNFVISMMVSQAGTTTLPIFIFGLLRMGVTPDVNAVSTLILGVSVLFVSLSYLLGKKHT, translated from the coding sequence GTGATGCTGCGTTTATTCAAACGTAAGGGCCTCGGCGTGCAGGATTTTCCGGGCTTCGGTGGCTTCAGTTTGCTGTTCTATCTGTACCTGTATGCGCCGATCGTGGTGCTGGTGGTGTTCTCCTTCAACGCCAACCAGTCGGCGACGGTGTGGACCGGCTTCAGCCTCGACTGGTATCGGGTGGCGTTCGCCAATCAGGCGTTGCGTCAGGCCGCTGGCAACAGCCTGTTGATTGCCGTTTGCGCCAGCATGATCGCCACGGTCATTGCCACCCTCGCCGCACTGGGCACCTCTCGCGGCGCCAGATTCAAAGGCATGCAGCTGTCGATGGGCGCAATCATGCTGCCCTTGGTGCTGCCGGAAATCGTGGTCGGCGTTGCCACTCTCGCACTGTTCTCGACCATCGGCCTGTCGCTGGGCTACGGCAACCTGATCATCGCCCACACCGTGTTCTGCATCCCGTTCGCCTACCTGCCGATTCGTGCGCGGTTGAACGACATGGACCTGTCACTGGAACAGGCCTCGGCCGACCTGTATGCCGGCCCGTGGCGGACTTTTCGCAAAGTCACCCTGCCCTTGCTGATGCCGGGGATTTTCTCCGGGCTGATGCTGGCCTTCATCGTTTCACTGGATAACTTCGTCATCTCGATGATGGTCTCGCAGGCGGGCACCACCACCTTGCCGATCTTCATCTTCGGCCTGCTGCGCATGGGTGTGACGCCGGACGTCAACGCCGTCTCGACCCTGATCCTGGGCGTCTCGGTGTTGTTCGTCAGCCTCTCTTACCTGCTGGGCAAAAAACACACCTGA